A part of Amyelois transitella isolate CPQ chromosome 12, ilAmyTran1.1, whole genome shotgun sequence genomic DNA contains:
- the LOC106142631 gene encoding hydroxysteroid dehydrogenase-like protein 2 isoform X1, with protein MSLVANTGKLAGRTLFITGASRGIGKAIALKAAKDGANVVIAAKTAEPHPKLPGTIYSAAEEIEALGGKALPCIVDVREEKQVQKAIDEAIKKFNGIDILVNNASAISLTGTANTDMKRYDLMHNINTRGTFLASKLCLPVLKNSNHAHILNLSPPLNMNPYWFSIHVAYTMAKYGMSMCVLGMSEEFKPYNIGVNALWPRTAIATAAIEMLTGDTSTSRKVDIVSDAAYAMLCKDPKTYTGNFAIDEDVVREAGVKDLTSYACDPKNINNLLIDGFLDDPASKEIHRKSVSTTSVRRYHTSAVYHKEEKPSDAGQIPNLFAAISKSLSADLVKNTQAIYQFNVKGKEEGVWHIDLKNGDGSCGQGEPKSPPDATLTMDSNHFADLFAGKLKPTTAFMMGKLKIAGDIQKAMKLEKMMKALKNKA; from the exons ATGAGTTTAGTGGCAAATACTGG GAAATTGGCGGGTCGCACGCTATTTATCACGGGTGCATCCAGAGGTATTGGAAAGGCTATTGCATTGAAAGCGGCTAAAGATGGAGCGAATGTTGTTATTGCGGCTAAGACTGCTGAACCCCATCCAAAACTTCCAGGAACAATTTACTCAGCTGCTGAAGAAA ttGAGGCTTTGGGAGGGAAAGCTCTGCCATGCATTGTGGATGTACGAGAGGAGAAACAAGTCCAAAAGGCTATTGATGAAGCCATCAAAAAG TTCAACGGTATCGACATCCTGGTGAACAACGCATCGGCCATTTCCCTCACCGGTACAGCCAACACGGACATGAAAAGATATGACTTGATGCATAACATCAACACGAGAGGCACTTTCTTGGC GTCCAAACTTTGTCTTCCAGTACTCAAGAACAGCAACCATGCTCACATTCTCAACCTGTCTCCACCACTCAACATGAACCCTTATTG GTTTTCTATACACGTGGCGTACACCATGGCCAAATACGGAATGTCGATGTGTGTGTTGGGCATGAGCGAAGAATTCAAGCCGTACAATATTGGAGTCAATGCGTTGTGGCCTAGGACCG CCATCGCGACGGCGGCCATAGAGATGTTGACAGGCGACACGTCTACAAGTCGCAAGGTCGACATCGTTTCTGACGCCGCTTACGCAATGTTGTGCAA agaCCCAAAAACATACACTGGCAACTTTGCAATAGACGAAGATGTTGTGCGAGAAGCTGGGGTTAAGGACCTTACATCTTACGCCTGTGATCCCA AGAACATCAATAACCTATTAATCGACGGATTCCTCGACGACCCCGCGTCCAAAGAGATCCACCGCAAGTCTGTATCGACGACATCCGTACGGCGGTACCACACGTCCGCCGTCTACCATAAAGAGGAGAAG CCTTCAGACGCTGGTCAGATTCCTAATCTGTTCGCTGCTATCAGTAAGAGTCTCTCAGCAGACTTGGTGAAGAACACTCAAGCCATATACCAGTTCAATGTTAAAG gCAAAGAAGAGGGCGTGTGGCATATTGACTTGAAGAATGGCGACGGCTCGTGCGGCCAGGGCGAGCCCAAGTCGCCCCCGGACGCGACTCTCACCATGGACAGCAATCACTTCGCCGATTTGTTCGCTG gcAAGTTGAAACCGACGACAGCCTTTATGATGGGCAAGCTCAAGATAGCCGGCGACATTCAGAAAGCGATGAAACTCGAGAAGATGATGAAAGCCCTGAAGAATAAGGCGTAA
- the LOC106142631 gene encoding hydroxysteroid dehydrogenase-like protein 2 isoform X2 has translation MSLVANTGKLAGRTLFITGASRGIGKAIALKAAKDGANVVIAAKTAEPHPKLPGTIYSAAEEIEALGGKALPCIVDVREEKQVQKAIDEAIKKFNGIDILVNNASAISLTGTANTDMKRYDLMHNINTRGTFLASKLCLPVLKNSNHAHILNLSPPLNMNPYWFSIHVAYTMAKYGMSMCVLGMSEEFKPYNIGVNALWPRTAIATAAIEMLTGDTSTSRKVDIVSDAAYAMLCKDPKTYTGNFAIDEDVVREAGVKDLTSYACDPSNIANLLPDFFLEVPGEQKEAKKPSDAGQIPNLFAAISKSLSADLVKNTQAIYQFNVKGKEEGVWHIDLKNGDGSCGQGEPKSPPDATLTMDSNHFADLFAGKLKPTTAFMMGKLKIAGDIQKAMKLEKMMKALKNKA, from the exons ATGAGTTTAGTGGCAAATACTGG GAAATTGGCGGGTCGCACGCTATTTATCACGGGTGCATCCAGAGGTATTGGAAAGGCTATTGCATTGAAAGCGGCTAAAGATGGAGCGAATGTTGTTATTGCGGCTAAGACTGCTGAACCCCATCCAAAACTTCCAGGAACAATTTACTCAGCTGCTGAAGAAA ttGAGGCTTTGGGAGGGAAAGCTCTGCCATGCATTGTGGATGTACGAGAGGAGAAACAAGTCCAAAAGGCTATTGATGAAGCCATCAAAAAG TTCAACGGTATCGACATCCTGGTGAACAACGCATCGGCCATTTCCCTCACCGGTACAGCCAACACGGACATGAAAAGATATGACTTGATGCATAACATCAACACGAGAGGCACTTTCTTGGC GTCCAAACTTTGTCTTCCAGTACTCAAGAACAGCAACCATGCTCACATTCTCAACCTGTCTCCACCACTCAACATGAACCCTTATTG GTTTTCTATACACGTGGCGTACACCATGGCCAAATACGGAATGTCGATGTGTGTGTTGGGCATGAGCGAAGAATTCAAGCCGTACAATATTGGAGTCAATGCGTTGTGGCCTAGGACCG CCATCGCGACGGCGGCCATAGAGATGTTGACAGGCGACACGTCTACAAGTCGCAAGGTCGACATCGTTTCTGACGCCGCTTACGCAATGTTGTGCAA agaCCCAAAAACATACACTGGCAACTTTGCAATAGACGAAGATGTTGTGCGAGAAGCTGGGGTTAAGGACCTTACATCTTACGCCTGTGATCCCA GTAATATAGCTAATCTATTACCCGACTTCTTTTTGGAGGTGCCGGGTGAACAAAAAGAAGCCAAAAAG CCTTCAGACGCTGGTCAGATTCCTAATCTGTTCGCTGCTATCAGTAAGAGTCTCTCAGCAGACTTGGTGAAGAACACTCAAGCCATATACCAGTTCAATGTTAAAG gCAAAGAAGAGGGCGTGTGGCATATTGACTTGAAGAATGGCGACGGCTCGTGCGGCCAGGGCGAGCCCAAGTCGCCCCCGGACGCGACTCTCACCATGGACAGCAATCACTTCGCCGATTTGTTCGCTG gcAAGTTGAAACCGACGACAGCCTTTATGATGGGCAAGCTCAAGATAGCCGGCGACATTCAGAAAGCGATGAAACTCGAGAAGATGATGAAAGCCCTGAAGAATAAGGCGTAA